A section of the Dromaius novaehollandiae isolate bDroNov1 chromosome 6, bDroNov1.hap1, whole genome shotgun sequence genome encodes:
- the BMS1 gene encoding ribosome biogenesis protein BMS1 homolog, producing the protein MEEQEKKQHRAKHSGPKAERKRRRRLGALGAGQEEEDARKRNPKAFAVQSAVRMARTFRRTQDLKTKKHHIPVVDRTPLEPPPVVVVVVGPPKVGKSTLVRCLIRNFTRQKLVEIRGPVTIVSGKKRRLTIIECGCDINTMIDLAKVADLVLMLIDASFGFEMETFEFLNICQVHGFPKIMGVLTHLDTFKNNKQLKKTKKKLKHRFWTEVYPGAKLFYLSGMVHGEYQKQEIHNLGRFISVMKFRPLTWQTSHPYVLADRMEDLTNPEDVRINPKCDRKISLYGYLRGAHLKTKSQIHVPGVGDFTVGDVSFLPDPCALPEQQKKRSLNEKEKLVYAPLSGVGGIVYDKDAVYIDLGGSHAHENEEEEVRPNHELVQSLISSHSTIDAKMASSKVSLFMDSRPLDSEDVEGQEFVMPKEEREIDLKTGRVRRKAVFEEEKENDDAVSDEEDDQEEEMSEDGSDGDDEDDAEEESDRELLGEEVAVGSAKRLKKEVTKEEAVNELPAFADSDDDLEMSSEGEGKTTPEENEMEEEDDDEQGSYENESSDSDSEAARRGVAKSEQDEISREHKEMKSETSCHSLKKKAVLTTDSGNCTAEEASESEVENSSMDEGDDEEGSHEESEFEVLDRKGFQRTQEKKIGSVKQTELEAVEDEEEDDVENLLKEEEEYEETIDFSADTAGALKWKEDLTQKAAQVFLRQQSTPNLRKLVYGAVAEDEDRESENEADELGGLFHVSRPDKESKQKANALDCSKFLIEKPQDWDLEEVMSSIRDCFVTGKWEEDKDAAKLLEEDEELYGDFEDLETGVVHKGKSAAEGDESGSEQEEKEGKKSKPEAEEEEKKKERMDKKRKLKEMFDAEYDEGDATYFDDLKEEMHKQAQLNRAEFEDQDDETRVQYEGFRPGMYVRIEIENVPCEFVLNFDPHYPIILGGLGNSEGNVGYVQLRLKKHRWYKKILKTRDPLILSLGWRRFQTIPMFYIEDHNGRHRLLKYTPQHMHCGATFWGPITPQGTGFLAVQSVSGTTPDFRIAATGVVLDLDKSITIVKKLKLTGFPFKIFKNTSFIKGMFNSQLEVAKFEGAAIRTVSGIRGQIKKALRAPAGAFRATFEDKLLMSDIVFVRTWYPVSIPAFYNPVTSLLKPAGEKDSWRGMKTTGQLRQERGIKLKQNKDSLYKPIVREKRHFNKLHIPKALQKALPFKNKPKNLEKKGKTPRDQWRPAVIREPHERKISALLSALSTVNNYKIKKAKVKHRQQLKEYLKVKQKEEEQKLKRQKEAKKKIYRMLGQREKKRQKSSLKGSSEGEKNM; encoded by the exons ATGGAGGAGCAGGAGAAGAAGCAGCACCGCGCCAAGCACAGCGGGCCCAAGGCGGAgaggaagcggcggcggcgcctcggcgCGCTGGGGgccgggcaggaggaggaggatgctcgGAAGAGGAACCCCAAGGCCTTCGCCGTGCAGTCCGCCGTGCGCATGGCCAGGACCTTCCGCag AACCCAGGATTTGAAGACTAAGAAGCATCACATTCCCGTCGTTGACCGCACTCCCTTGGAGCCACCTCCCGTGGTGGTGGTTGTGGTTGGCCCTCCGAAGGTTGGGAAGAGCACGTTGGTCAGATGTCTCATTAGGAACTTCACGAGGCAAAAACTGGTTGAAATCCGGGGTCCTGTGACGATTGTTTCAG GTAAAAAACGCAGGCTAACTATTATTGAATGTGGATGTGACATTAACACAATGATTGACCTGGCTAAAGTGGCCGATTTG GTTTTAATGCTCATTGATGCCAGCTTTGGATTTGAGATGGAAACATTTGAATTCTTGAACATTTGTCAAGTGCACGGCTTTCCCAAAATCATGGGAGTTCTTACCCACCTTGATACATTCAAGAACAACAAGCAATTAAAGAAGACGAAAAAGAAGTTAAAGCACAGGTTCTGGACTGAAGTATATCCG GGTGCTAAGCTGTTTTATCTGTCTGGGATGGTTCATGGAGAATATCAAAAGCAGGAAATTCACAATTTAGGGCGTTTTATCTCAGTTATGAAATTCCGACCTCTTACATGGCAGACGTCTCACCCCTATGTTCTTGCAGACAG AATGGAAGATTTGACAAACCCAGAAGATGTCCGAATTAATCCTAAATGTGACAGGAAAATATCACTTTATGGCTACTTGAGAGGAGCACACCTGAAAACCAAAAGCCAAATTCACGTGCCAG GTGTAGGTGACTTTACTGTAGGTGATGTGAGTTTCCTGCCAGATCCCTGTGCCCTGCCTGAACAGCAGAAGAAGCGTTCTTtaaatgagaaagagaaactAGTCTATGCCCCTCTCTCAGGAGTTGGGGGTATTGTATATGATAAAGATGCTGTTTATATTGACCTTGGTGGAAGTCATGCTCATGAGAATGAAGAG GAGGAAGTGAGACCAAATCATGAACTAGTTCAGAGTCTCATCTCCAGTCATTCAACCATTGATGCTAAGATGGCTTCAAGTAAGGTGTCTCTCTTCATGGACTCCAGACCATTAGATTCAGAAGATGTAGAAGGACAAGA GTTTGTGATgccaaaagaagagagagaaattgaTTTGAAGACTGGAAGAGTACGTCGGAAGGCggtatttgaagaagaaaaagaaaatgatgatgCAGTAAGTGATGAAGAAGATGACCAAGAAGAAGAAATGTCTGAGGATGGAAGTGATGGTGATGATGAAGATGATGCTGAAGAAGAAAGTGACAGGGAGCTGTTAGGGGAGGAAGTGGCTGTTGGGAGTGCCAAACGCCTGAAAAAAGAGGTGACTAAAGAAGAAGCTGTGAATGAACTGCCAGCATTTGCAGATAGTGATGATGATCTTGAGATGAGttctgaaggagaaggaaaaactaCCCCTGAAGAAAATGAGATGGAGGAAGAAGATGATGATGAACAAGGATCATATGAAAATGAAAGCTCAGATAGTGATTCTGAAGCTGCAAGGAGAGGAGTAGCTAAATCTGAGCAAGATGAAATAAGTAGAGAACATaaagaaatgaaatcagaaaCCTCATGTCACAGTCTGAAAAAGAAAGCCGTTCTCACTACGGATTCTGGAAACTGCACAGCAGAAGAGGCATCAGAGTCTGAGGTTGAAAATTCTTCCATGGATGAGGGAGATGATGAAGAAGGATCACATGAGGAATCAGAATTTGAAGTGTTAGACAGGAAAGGATTTCAGCGCACTCAAGAGAAGAAAATTGGTAGCGTCAAACAAACTGAACTTGAAGCTGtagaagatgaggaggaggatgatGTCGAGAATctgctgaaggaggaggaggaatatgAAGAGACTATAGATTTTTCTGCTGACACTGCAG gtGCACTTAAGTGGAAAGAGGACCTCACACAGAAGGCAGCTCAGGTCTTCTTAAGACAGCAGTCAACGCCCAATCTCCGTAAACTCGTTTATGGAGCAG TTGCTGAGGATGAGGACCGAGAAAGTGAGAATGAAGCTGATGAACTTGGAGGTTTGTTTCATGTGAGTCGTCCAGACAAGGAATCCAAACAGAAGGCCAATGCTCTTGACTGCTCCAAATTCCTGATAGAAAAGCCTCAGGACTGGGATTTAGAAGAG GTTATGAGCAGTATTCGAGACTGCTTTGTTACGGGAAAGTGGGAAGAAGATAAAGATGCCGCAAAATTGTTGGAGGAAGATG AAGAACTGTATGGTGATTTTGAAGATCTTGAAACAGGAGTTGTGCACAAAGGAAAGTCTGCTGCTGAAGGAGATGAG TCTGGAAGTGAacaagaggagaaagaaggaaaaaagtccaAACCAGAAGccgaggaggaggaaaagaaaaaggaacgcATGGACAAGAAACGGAAATTGAAAGAAATGTTTGATGCGGAATATGATGAAGGGGATGCCACATACTTTGATGATCTTAAAGAAGAAATGCATAAACAAGCCCAG CTTAATCGAGCTGAATTTGAAGATCAAGACGATGAGACCAGGGTACAGTATGAGGGCTTCCGGCCTGGGATGTATGTTCGAATAGAGATTGAGAATGTCCCATGTGAATTTGTCCTGAATTTTGACCCTCATTATCCTATTATCCTGGGTGGCTTAGGCAACAGTGAAGGAAATGTTGGATATGTACAG TTGCGCCTGAAGAAGCACCGATGGTATAAGAAAATACTTAAGACACGTGATCCTTTAATCCTCTCATTAGGGTGGAGGCGATTTCAGACTATCCCTATGTTCTACATTGAAGATCACAATGGGCGTCACAGGCTTCTGAAGTACACACCACAGCATATGCATTGTGGAGCAACTTTTTGGG GCCCCATCACTCCTCAGGGCACAGGATTTTTGGCAGTTCAGTCTGTCAGTGGCACAACG CCTGACTTCCGGATAGCTGCCACAGGAGTTGTGCTCGATTTAGATAAATCCATAACTATAGTAAAGAAATTAAAGTTGACTGGTTTTCCATTCAAAATTTTTAAGAACACTTCTTTTATTAAG GGAATGTTTAACTCGCAGTTGGAAGTAGCTAAATTTGAAGGTGCAGCAATTCGTACTGTAAGTGGTATCCGAGGACAGATCAAAAAGGCCCTCCGAGCTCCAGCAGGTGCTTTTAGAGCAACATTTGAAGACAAGTTGCTGATGAGTG atatTGTCTTTGTGAGGACTTGGTATCCTGTTTCTATCCCAGCATTTTATAACCCAGTAACATCCTTGCTGAAGCCAGCAGGTGAGAAAGATAGTTGGAGAGGAATGAAGACAACAGGCCAGCTGAGGCAAGAACGAGGCatcaaactgaaacaaaacaaagattcCCTCTATAAG CCTATAGTGAGGGAGAAAAGGCATTTCAATAAGCTCCACATTCCCAAAGCGCTGCAGAAGGCACTGCCTTTTAAGAACAAGCCTAAGAATCTTGAGAAGAAAGGCAAGACTCCAAGAGACCAGTGGAGACCAGCTGTTATCAGGGAGCCTCATGAAAGGAAG atATCTGCCTTACTCAGTGCTTTGAGTACCGTGAATAATTACAAGATAAAGAAAGCCAAAGTAAAACACCGGCAGCAGCTTAAAGAATACCTCAAAGTTaagcagaaggaggaggaacaGAAATTAAAGAGGCAAAAGGAggctaagaaaaaaatctatcgAATGTTgggacaaagagagaaaaagaggcagAAGTCAAGCTTGAAAGGATCTAGTGAGGGAGAGAAGAATATGTAA